The following coding sequences lie in one Eremothecium sinecaudum strain ATCC 58844 chromosome IV, complete sequence genomic window:
- the PMI40 gene encoding mannose-6-phosphate isomerase PMI40 (Syntenic homolog of Ashbya gossypii ADR003C; Syntenic homolog of Saccharomyces cerevisiae YER003C (PMI40)) produces MSDRLFRLKAGYQQYAWGKVGSTSAVAKYAKNADPSTLIEEDKPYAELWMGTHHKVPSCNIETSEPLTDLIAAHPEKMLGSGIVEKFNSKSELPFLFKVLSIQDVLSIQAHPDKALAKQLHLNDPKNYPDSNHKPEMAIAVTEFEGFCGFKPLDEIADELNRIPEFRTVVTDEVVDSFINGINLNAAPNSSEDESNRKLLQAVFSKVMNASNDVITSCARALVERARTSPSDFNKKTLPDLILRLNAQFPDDIGLFCGCLMLNHCFLKPGEAIFLKAKDPHAYISGDIIECMAASDNVVRAGFTGKFKDVENLVNMLTYTYDSVEKQKMKAEEFKRSSGDGESKLYNPPIEEFAVLETKFKNKIGTRRFEGLQGPSIIITTEGNGYIEHGNTKLKCESGYVFFVAPDTPIELIAENHEFTTYRAFVEPK; encoded by the coding sequence ATGAGTGATAGATTATTTAGGTTGAAGGCTGGATACCAGCAATATGCTTGGGGTAAAGTTGGCTCTACCTCAGCTGTTGCTAAATATGCCAAAAATGCTGATCCCTCAACACtaattgaagaagataaacCGTATGCAGAGCTTTGGATGGGAACTCACCATAAGGTTCCATCATGTAATATCGAAACCAGCGAGCCTTTAACAGATCTGATTGCAGCTCACCCAGAAAAGATGCTCGGTTCTGGCATTGTAGAAAAGTTCAATTCCAAGTCTGAATTACCTTTCCTTTTCAAGGTACTGTCAATACAAGATGTTCTTTCAATTCAGGCCCATCCAGATAAGGCATTGGCCAAGCAATTGCATCTAAATGATCCCAAAAATTACCCAGATAGCAATCATAAGCCAGAGATGGCTATTGCGGTAACTGAGTTTGAAGGATTCTGCGGCTTTAAGCCTTTGGATGAGATTGCTGATGAATTAAATCGTATTCCAGAGTTCAGAACTGTTGTTACAGATGAGGTGGTAGACTCTTTTATTAATGGTATAAATCTAAATGCAGCTCCAAATTCTTCTGAGGATGAATCAAATAGGAAATTACTGCAAGCAGTATTTAGTAAAGTGATGAACGCTTCTAATGATGTTATTACTTCTTGTGCCCGTGCCTTGGTTGAGAGAGCAAGAACTTCACCCTCTGACTTCAACAAGAAGACTTTACCTGACTTAATTCTACGGTTAAATGCCCAGTTTCCAGATGATATAGGTTTGTTCTGTGGGTGTCTGATGTTAAACCACTGCTTTTTAAAACCTGGAGAAGCAATTTTCCTTAAAGCCAAAGATCCTCACGCCTATATCTCTGGTGATATCATTGAGTGTATGGCGGCTTCTGATAATGTTGTCAGAGCTGGCTTCACCGGTAAATTCAAGGATGTGGAAAACTTGGTTAATATGTTAACTTACACCTACGATAGTGTCGAAAAACAAAAGATGAAAGCAGAAGAATTTAAAAGGTCTTCTGGTGATGGGGAAAGCAAGTTATATAATCCTCCAATAGAAGAATTTGCAGTTTTAGAAACTAAGTTTAAGAATAAGATTGGTACCAGAAGATTTGAAGGCTTACAAGGCCCATCAATTATCATTACTACTGAAGGTAACGGTTACATTGAACACGGCAACACCAAGTTAAAATGTGAGTCTGGGTATGTTTTCTTTGTTGCGCCAGATACCCCAATAGAATTAATTGCGGAGAATCACGAATTCACCACTTATCGTGCTTTCGTGGAACCAAAATAA
- the YND1 gene encoding apyrase (Syntenic homolog of Ashbya gossypii ADR006W; Syntenic homolog of Saccharomyces cerevisiae YER005W (YND1)), with amino-acid sequence MATPNDKDAHDRYGVVIDAGSSGSRIYIYKWVDPSKILEDNNEGSKKLLHSVPQIYHEQSWSKKITPGMSTYANRPEKAFKKHIKPLLEFAEDIIPDNKIPETPVFIQSTAGMRLLDDKAKQRISKELCKKIGQKTDFMLTNCATQIQTIDGETEGLYGWIALNYLKGYFNDYDKSASVHESYGFMDMGGASLQIAFKPSNEQEVDKHREDISTIILSSVNGDIQEWDVFSGTWLRFGTNEARKKYLIQLANNIYGHEPENVIKNGRKKLYDPCLLKGATTEFKFGDTTFDVVGSGNYEQCGKSMYPLLLKNVPCIDEPCLFNGVHVPKIDFTKDQFLGVSEYWYTMNDVFNLGGEYSYQNFNDKLKQFCENDWQVIKDNRNNGMYNNIQEDLLKDACFKGNWILNVLHEGFELPGIGDNSHIDEQLQKELEKHMSFMSADTVDGKELSWTLGKIVLYASSMVTAGKAGEFVGLKPSTKYGETHGGGFVPGYISNIEGSISGNLIDSMLKMMLGLMVFFALYLLYVKLYLNKYVNTTSMKTIVNSIQNKVSKIRYSKVSLTDQLNQLEEGVLSATRFGENRDGVQFRSRNTTSTQLSGEVFPMQDRGAAGTLSPALSEGPSRATFSLNDFSKFNRSSLQ; translated from the coding sequence ATGGCAACTCCTAACGATAAAGATGCTCATGATAGGTATGGCGTTGTGATAGACGCCGGGTCATCGGGCTCTAGGATATACATCTACAAATGGGTAGACCCCAGTAAAATACTGGAAGATAACAATGAAGGTAGCAAAAAACTACTACATTCAGTCCCTCAAATTTATCATGAGCAAAGTTGGTCTAAGAAGATAACTCCAGGTATGTCAACGTATGCAAATAGACCCGAAAAGGCTTTTAAAAAACATATAAAACCTTTGCTTGAATTTGCAGAAGACATTATTCCAGATAATAAGATACCTGAAACACCTGTATTTATCCAGTCAACTGCTGGCATGAGGTTACTTGACGATAAGGCCAAACAGAGAATCTCGAAGGAGCTTTGTAAGAAGATTGGACAAAAGACAGATTTTATGTTAACGAATTGTGCAACTCAGATTCAAACGATAGATGGTGAGACTGAGGGATTATATGGTTGGATTGCATTGAACTACCTAAAAGGCTACTTTAATGACTACGATAAGTCCGCAAGTGTCCATGAGTCATATGGGTTTATGGATATGGGAGGTGCCTCTTTACAAATTGCTTTCAAACCAAGTAATGAACAAGAAGTAGATAAACATAGAGAAGATATCTCAACAATCATATTATCGAGCGTTAATGGCGATATCCAAGAATGGGATGTCTTCTCTGGTACCTGGCTCCGATTTGGTACTAATGAGGCTAGGAAAAAGTATCTAATTCAATTGGCAAACAACATCTACGGTCATGAGCCAGAAAATGTCATAAAAAATGGAAGAAAGAAATTATATGATCCATGCCTGCTTAAAGGTGCAACAACAGAGTTCAAATTCGGGGATACTACGTTTGATGTAGTAGGCTCAGGTAACTATGAACAATGTGGAAAGTCGATGTATCCATTACTTCTTAAAAATGTACCCTGCATTGACGAGCCATGTTTATTCAATGGAGTTCATGTGCCCAAAATTGACTTCACTAAGGACCAATTTTTAGGTGTATCTGAATATTGGTACACCATGAATGATGTATTCAATCTTGGAGGTGAATACAGCTACCAAAACTTTAATGATAAACTCAAGCAATTTTGTGAGAATGATTGGCAGGTTATAAAAGATAACAGAAATAATGGTATGTATAACAATATTCAAGAGGATCTACTTAAAGACGCTTGTTTTAAAGGCAATTGGATCCTAAACGTCTTACATGAAGGCTTCGAGTTGCCAGGAATCGGTGATAATTCACATATAGATGAGCAATTGCAGAAGGAACTTGAAAAACATATGTCCTTCATGAGTGCAGATACTGTTGATGGAAAAGAGCTTTCATGGACATTGGGAAAGATAGTGCTTTATGCTTCCAGCATGGTAACTGCTGGGAAAGCTGGCGAGTTTGTCGGTCTAAAGCCAAGCACCAAGTATGGAGAGACACATGGAGGAGGTTTTGTGCCTGGATATATTAGTAACATTGAAGGCAGTATTTCAGGTAACCTTATTGATTCAATGCTGAAGATGATGTTGGGTTTGATGGTCTTTTTCGCACTGTACCTACTGTACGTCAAACTTTATCTCAACAAATATGTTAACACCACGTCTATGAAAACTATTGTTAATTCCATACAAAACAAGGTCAGTAAAATCAGATATAGTAAAGTTTCATTAACAGATCAATTGAATCAGCTAGAAGAGGGAGTATTAAGCGCTACACGGTTCGGGGAGAACAGAGACGGTGTACAGTTTAGAAGCAGGAATACAACTAGTACGCAATTATCAGGAGAAGTTTTCCCTATGCAAGACAGAGGTGCTGCAGGCACATTATCTCCCGCATTATCAGAAGGCCCATCACGGGCGACTTTTTCTTTGAATGATTTCTCTAAATTCAATCGTTCTAGTTTGCAATAA
- a CDS encoding HDL003Wp (Syntenic homolog of Ashbya gossypii ADL003W-A; Syntenic homolog of Saccharomyces cerevisiae YIL002W-A) produces MTLESKNDNISAEFVETFAKLREGEITADRMEKLLDQLEDNINELLVVAEELKKDSNRNFDQI; encoded by the coding sequence ATGACTTTGGAGTCTAAGAATGACAATATATCTGCAGAGTTCGTTGAAACGTTTGCAAAATTGCGGGAGGGTGAGATCACCGCCGATAGGATGGAAAAACTTCTGGATCAACTAGAGGATAACATTAACGAATTGTTAGTTGTCGCTGAGGAATTGAAAAAAGATTCTAACAGGAACTTTGATCAAATATGA
- a CDS encoding HDR003Wp (Syntenic homolog of Ashbya gossypii ADR004W; Syntenic homolog of Ashbya gossypii NOHBY422; No homolog in Saccharomyces cerevisiae; Syntenic homolog of Kluyveromyces lactis KLLA0D13706g) produces MSEWIETSNGNRISKKAVITGSQRILIAGSCLIKDQCIVEGNVRTLDKSASSISMGRFCMLGTSAVVRPAVIGYKTDKATGKTVSVHCPLVINSYVLVREGAQIHSKSMGSRVVVGANSILSRCCSVGDVVIIEDGVVIPENCVIPSFSRVCQHPEWNGSIITTPLNESMRQVIENMCKREYLGMCSNSED; encoded by the coding sequence ATGTCAGAATGGATCGAAACAAGTAATGGTAATCGTATATCCAAAAAAGCAGTAATAACTGGTTCACAAAGGATTTTAATTGCTGGTTCTTGCCTAATTAAAGATCAGTGCATTGTAGAGGGCAACGTCAGAACATTAGATAAGAGTGCAAGTTCAATTTCAATGGGTCGATTCTGTATGCTGGGTACTTCTGCAGTTGTACGACCTGCTGTAATTGGGTATAAGACTGATAAGGCTACGGGCAAAACTGTATCAGTACATTGCCCCCTAGTAATAAACTCATATGTGCTAGTACGAGAAGGAGCTCAAATACACTCCAAAAGCATGGGAAGTAGAGTTGTTGTTGGTGCTAATAGCATTTTATCCAGGTGTTGTAGTGTAGGAGACGTTGTAATAATAGAAGATGGTGTAGTGATACCTGAAAATTGCGTGATACCCTCATTTTCAAGAGTTTGTCAGCACCCAGAATGGAATGGATCAATTATCACAACTCCTTTGAATGAAAGCATGCGTCAAGTTATTGAGAACATGTGTAAGCGAGAGTATTTAGGTATGTGTTCAAATAGCGAAGACTAG
- the SUA7 gene encoding transcription factor TFIIB (Syntenic homolog of Ashbya gossypii ADR007C; Non-syntenic homolog of Saccharomyces cerevisiae YPR086W (SUA7)), with translation MSLPSAANANAAATARRRGPNLNIVISCPECKVYPPKVVERFSEGDIVCALCGLVLSDRIVDTRSEWRTFSNDDQNGEDPSRVGEASNPLLDGNHLSTRIGQAQGSDVKLTRELNRAQSKSIVDKKDNELQAAYAKITMMCDAAELSKIVKDCAKEAYKLCFEERALKGKSQESIMASVILVGCRRAEVGRSFKEILSLTNVRKKEIGKTFNIIKNILREKNDGGFANIDTANISTGQTSAETFIPRFCSHLGLSVQVANAAEYIAKHAKDINVLAGRSPITIAASAIYMANLLFKFNITPAQISATLQVTEGTVKGGYKILYEYKEKVVDPELIASGKVSFQDLPKVSDKGDK, from the coding sequence ATGTCGTTGCCTAGTGCCGCAAATGCAAATGCAGCAGCAACTGCTAGAAGAAGAGGTCCTAATTTAAACATTGTAATTTCCTGTCCGGAATGTAAAGTTTATCCTCCGAAAGTTGTTGAGAGGTTTAGCGAGGGGGACATTGTGTGCGCTCTTTGTGGGCTAGTTTTATCCGATAGAATAGTGGATACCCGGTCAGAGTGGCGTACCTTTTCCAACGATGACCAAAATGGTGAAGATCCTAGTCGTGTTGGTGAGGCGTCAAACCCATTATTAGATGGTAACCATTTGTCCACCAGAATTGGACAAGCTCAAGGCAGTGATGTGAAGTTAACTAGGGAACTAAATAGGGCTCAAAGTAAATCTATAGTGGACAAGAAGGATAATGAGTTACAGGCAGCTTATGCAAAGATCACGATGATGTGTGATGCTGCAGAGTTGTCTAAAATTGTTAAGGATTGTGCGAAGGAAGCATATAAGCTCTGTTTTGAGGAAAGAGCATTAAAGGGAAAATCTCAGGAGAGTATAATGGCATCTGTCATATTGGTTGGCTGTCGAAGAGCTGAGGTTGGCAGGTCTTTTAAGGAGATTTTGTCGTTAACTAATGTTAGAAAAAAGGAAATCGGGAAGACTTTTAATATAATCAAGAATATCCTTCGTGAAAAGAATGATGGTGGATTTGCAAATATTGATACTGCAAATATTTCAACAGGCCAAACGAGTGCAGAAACTTTTATTCCCAGGTTTTGCTCACACTTGGGTCTTTCAGTCCAAGTTGCCAACGCCGCTGAATATATTGCGAAGCATGCCAAGGACATCAACGTACTAGCTGGTAGGTCACCAATCACTATTGCTGCATCCGCCATTTATATGGCTAATCTCTTGtttaaatttaatattactCCTGCCCAAATTAGTGCCACACTTCAAGTAACCGAAGGTACTGTGAAAGGCGGTTATAAGATTTTGTACGAATATAAGGAAAAAGTTGTGGATCCTGAACTAATTGCAAGTGGTAAGGTTAGTTTTCAGGATTTGCCTAAGGTCAGTGATAAAGGTGATAAATGA
- the INP51 gene encoding phosphoinositide 5-phosphatase INP51 (Syntenic homolog of Ashbya gossypii ADL002C; Syntenic homolog of Saccharomyces cerevisiae YIL002C (INP51)), which produces MKLFIRSEPRAIALSSNDYVLMFERPKDNPKISQTKSNQPLIIVKTMSEQLLAHNKFQECSVFPIKGLLGLIQVKGQVFIGLITGGKNVATPRWQKDQGNLKINESIYQILHVNFYCLDTPIYDQWFTHISEQNQERLLNEHPCAPLKKLFSDGTFYYSRDFDITNVMQERGLNFRLENVIENQDHKYIWNINLISEIVQFRQRITPAELALFDGGEFLTFIIRGFCKSILSDVLDNQTSVTLISKFSTEDHDNCFDLQKGVYDDGSVSGFVESEVIIQTERYIFAYVLTRGDVPLCWEVVEGQLLHSKKVKLTKAPEHTQISFDKHFDDMTSKYGDISIVNLTKSRSSSQQTVNAAYRTCAENKRIRFTSVDYSSDVLMKSDHKLLYFLKQDIYEFGAFAYDISKGIYVGKQTGAFRISAINSTLKPNIVEMCVSREVLDLTTNELDGFTVTNELLNQHSSLWTDNEFWLTWIYNKIMKNPARYRKLYANIFEGSSKVILYDPLHVHISKCLKQVRNEFTYEKDINIFAGSFNVNAKTSSEDLHCWLFPKDRNGGVTFADIFVVGLQEIVELTPGHMLAADPFAKQYWENTILKHLNRGGQNYICTAANQLGGVLLLLYVNETESSKIKQIEYDVKKTGFGGMSANKGAAAVRFLYSTTKFCFIVSHLAAGLENVEQRHNDYKTIMKNIRFSRGSRIKDHDGIIWMGDFNYRILLSNDEVRKAIADGDYTKLFEKDQLNQQMIAGESFPYFNEMEITFPPTYKFDPGSRTYDTSEKMRIPAWTDRILSRGDILRQLCYGCASDIIFSDHRPVYATFKARTTVIDEEKRAKLSRNFHERIAQMFAGLSEEQKYALLEEKELVVENIKAQGVVPSIFKIKRGKKLPPPSSDMKKWWVGNGKQVKVVFDIDTAEFTLNPNFPINPFVPMDTEQPMFVRKTETNLEE; this is translated from the coding sequence ATGAAGTTGTTTATCAGGAGTGAACCAAGGGCGATAGCGCTGTCATCAAATGACTATGTGTTGATGTTTGAAAGACCAAAGGATAATCCTAAGATCTCTCAAACAAAATCAAATCAGCCTCTAATCATAGTGAAGACGATGTCAGAACAGTTGCTAGCTCATAATAAGTTTCAAGAATGCTCTGTTTTCCCAATTAAAGGTCTTTTAGGATTAATCCAAGTCAAGGGTCAGGTTTTTATTGGATTAATTACAGGGGGGAAAAATGTAGCAACCCCAAGATGGCAAAAGGATCAAGGTAACCTTAAAATAAATGAATCAATATATCAGATATTGCATGTCAATTTTTATTGTCTCGATACCCCTATATATGACCAATGGTTCACCCACATTTCTGAACAAAACCAAGAACGACTGTTAAATGAGCACCCTTGTGCTCCTCTTAAAAAGCTCTTTAGCGATGGAACTTTTTACTATTCAAGGGATTTTGATATCACAAATGTTATGCAAGAGCGAGGCCTCAATTTCCGCTTAGAAAATGTCATTGAGAATCAAGATCATAAATATATCTGGAATATCAATTTAATTTCTGAAATTGTTCAATTTAGACAAAGAATCACACCTGCAGAGTTAGCTTTATTTGATGGTGGAGAATTTTTAACTTTTATAATTAGAGGATTTTGCAAGTCCATTTTGAGTGACGTGCTTGACAATCAAACGTCGGTTACTCTGATATCGAAGTTTTCGACTGAAGATCATGACAATTGCTTTGACCTACAAAAAGGTGTGTATGATGATGGTAGTGTTTCTGGATTTGTCGAAAGTGAAGTAATTATACAAACTGAAAGGTATATATTTGCCTATGTTTTAACCCGAGGTGATGTTCCTTTATGCTGGGAAGTGGTGGAAGGCCAGCTTTTACACAGCAAAAAGGTTAAACTAACTAAGGCCCCGGAGCATACTCAGATCTCTTTTGATAAGCATTTTGATGATATGACTTCAAAGTATGGAGACATTAGCATTGTGAATTTAACAAAAAGTAGAAGTTCATCTCAGCAGACTGTGAATGCTGCGTATAGAACCTGCGCAGAGAATAAAAGGATTAGATTTACTAGTGTGGATTATTCATCTGATGTATTGATGAAATCGGATCATAAGTTATTATACTTCTTGAAGCAAGATATCTACGAATTTGGCGCGTTTGCTTATGACATATCAAAAGGAATTTATGTAGGGAAGCAAACCGGTGCTTTCCGAATTAGCGCTATAAATTCTACATTAAAACCTAATATAGTTGAAATGTGTGTGAGTAGGGAAGTTTTAGACCTAACCACAAATGAGTTGGATGGTTTTACGGTGACAAATGAGTTGCTAAACCAGCACTCGTCCCTTTGGACTGATAATGAATTTTGGTTAACATGGATATACAAtaaaataatgaaaaaCCCTGCGAGATATAGGAAACTTTACGCTAATATATTTGAAGGCTCTTCAAAAGTAATACTTTATGATCCGCTGCACGTTCATATCTCTAAGTGCTTAAAACAAGTTAGAAATGAATTTACCTATGAAAAAGATATCAATATCTTCGCAGGAAGTTTTAATGTAAACGCTAAGACCTCTTCAGAGGACTTGCATTGTTGGCTCTTCCCAAAGGATCGTAATGGAGGGGTCACCTTCGCTGACATATTCGTGGTAGGCCTACAGGAAATTGTTGAGTTAACGCCTGGTCATATGCTAGCAGCAGATCCTTTTGCAAAACAATATTGGGAGAATACAATACTAAAGCATCTAAATAGAGGGGGACAGAATTACATATGTACAGCTGCGAATCAATTGGGTGGTGTTTTACTGCTTCTTTATGTCAACGAAACTGAATCTTCAAAAATAAAGCAGATAGAATACGACGTTAAAAAAACTGGATTTGGTGGGATGTCTGCTAATAAGGGTGCTGCTGCTGTAAGGTTTTTATATTCAACCACCaaattttgttttattgTTTCACATTTGGCAGCTGGTTTGGAAAATGTCGAACAAAGGCATAATGATTATAAAACTATCATGAAAAATATACGATTTTCACGAGGTTCAAGGATAAAAGATCATGACGGTATAATATGGATGGGCGACTTTAATTATCGAATCCTCCTGTCTAATGACGAGGTTCGAAAGGCAATCGCTGATGGGGATTATACCAAGCTATTTGAAAAGGACCAATTAAACCAACAAATGATTGCTGGAGAATCGTTTCCCTACTTTAACGAAATGGAAATCACATTCCCTCCAACATATAAGTTTGATCCCGGCAGTAGAACTTACGATACAAGCGAGAAAATGCGTATTCCAGCATGGACTGATAGGATATTGAGCAGGGGTGATATATTAAGGCAACTGTGTTACGGTTGTGCAAGTGATATAATATTTTCGGATCATAGACCTGTTTACGCGACCTTTAAGGCTCGTACTACTGTTATAGATGAGGAAAAACGAGCTAAACTGTCTCGTAACTTTCATGAAAGAATAGCACAGATGTTTGCAGGTCTCAGTGAAGAGCAAAAATACGCACTATTAGAGGAGAAAGAACTGGTAGTTGAAAATATTAAAGCACAGGGAGTAGTCCCCTCAATATTTAAAATCAAAAGGGGAAAGAAACTTCCTCCACCAAGCTCAGACATGAAAAAATGGTGGGTGGGGAACGGTAAGCAAGTGAAAGTTGTATTTGATATCGATACAGCAGAGTTTACTCTTAATCCTAATTTTCCCATAAATCCATTTGTCCCTATGGATACTGAACAGCCAATGTTTGTGCGTAAAACTGAAACCAATCTAGAGGAGTAA
- the NOP16 gene encoding Nop16p (Syntenic homolog of Ashbya gossypii ADR002W; Syntenic homolog of Saccharomyces cerevisiae YER002W (NOP16)): protein MASVRKRKMARSSVRRVSRKNKDKQRKINISCNPIIERNWDYNLTLAQNYKKLGLRAKLGKLAGGEEPDLSKTVKKKPITNHSFPNIDSDENENEDKTLFDLDNEEEFDENKIPEGEARIQRSADGSVIRVVYGKMKNIDIDDDIPTLQKKMHQSENLTPVVSELLEYSNRPIVKRPRIQSSREEEWLERLYNKHGDDYNGMARDLKLNIYQQSIGDIKRRISKWKKKHNIS, encoded by the coding sequence ATGGCTTCAGTGCGTAAGAGAAAGATGGCTAGATCTTCCGTACGGAGGGTTTCTAGGAAGAATAAGGACAAGCAAAGAAAGATTAATATCTCCTGTAATCCAATTATTGAAAGAAACTGGGACTACAATTTAACTTTAGCCCAAAATTATAAAAAGTTGGGGCTAAGAGCTAAGCTGGGTAAACTTGCAGGGGGTGAAGAACCTGACTTGAGTAAAACTGTGAAGAAGAAACCAATAACGAACCATTCATTTCCTAATATAGATagtgatgaaaatgaaaatgaagataAAACACTTTTTGATTTAGATAATGAAGAGGAGTTTGACGAGAATAAAATCCCTGAAGGCGAGGCTCGTATTCAGCGTAGTGCTGATGGCTCTGTCATTAGAGTAGTGTACGGTAAAATGAAGAACATTGACATTGACGATGATATTCCTActttacaaaaaaaaatgcACCAATCTGAGAATCTGACACCAGTAGTAAGTGAACTTCTGGAGTATTCCAATCGCCCAATTGTTAAAAGACCAAGAATTCAAAGTTCTAGAGAAGAAGAATGGTTAGAGAGACTTTATAATAAGCATGGTGATGACTATAATGGTATGGCACGTGACCTgaaattaaatatttatCAACAGAGTATTGGCGACATAAAACGAAGAATATCTAAGTGGAAGAAAAAACATAATATTTCCTAA
- the IRC22 gene encoding Irc22p (Syntenic homolog of Ashbya gossypii ADL001C; Syntenic homolog of Saccharomyces cerevisiae YEL001C (IRC22)), which yields MKLSSLLYILGAGVWLSKAQDIINDLGGDIFEDPKPTPNVAQFQIEYVIAEKPGFDYNTVTEFEKNENATLKFTFTNNEEVNVTVIGIGGAIIDANSQQAVANITEVNIGQLHVEVNGTIRFNQILNLALAEGDYYLLPNIFVVKEDELMRVATGPSVIKINPPPMSFFNPKFLAVQLAIWSVIGVSSYYALLSRPKRTKVSKKNVPIRKIDESWLPDVHKN from the coding sequence ATGAAGTTGTCAAGTTTGTTATATATTTTAGGAGCAGGAGTTTGGTTATCCAAAGCGCAAGATATAATTAACGATCTAGGTGGCGATATATTTGAAGATCCCAAACCAACTCCCAACGTTGCTCAATTTCAAATTGAATATGTTATAGCAGAAAAGCCAGGATTTGATTATAACACAGTAACAGAGTTTGAGAAAAACGAGAATGCAACATTAAAGTTTACGTTCACTAATAATGAGGAAGTTAACGTTACAGTTATTGGCATTGGTGGTGCCATAATCGACGCTAACAGTCAACAAGCTGTAGCTAACATAACTGAAGTTAATATTGGTCAATTACATGTTGAAGTTAACGGTACAATTAGATTCAATCAAATTCTAAATCTAGCTCTTGCAGAAGGTGATTACTATCTGCTGCCAAATATTTTTGTCGTGAAGGAGGATGAATTGATGAGAGTAGCAACAGGGCCAAGCGTGATTAAAATCAATCCACCACCAATGTCATTCTTTAACCCTAAATTTCTAGCTGTCCAACTAGCAATTTGGTCGGTTATTGGTGTGAGTTCGTATTATGCCTTACTCTCGAGACCAAAACGTACTAAAGTCTCGAAGAAAAATGTTCCTATACGTAAAATCGATGAATCTTGGTTGCCTGACGTTCATAAAAATTAA